In Bradysia coprophila strain Holo2 unplaced genomic scaffold, BU_Bcop_v1 contig_350, whole genome shotgun sequence, a genomic segment contains:
- the LOC119080434 gene encoding luciferin 4-monooxygenase-like isoform X1, translated as MSSKNILYGGDYDRKFVYKSMGDFIMNSLQRNGDRKVLINAATGLTWTSREFLDQVKKYSKVLYGAGVRRNSIIGIVSENRHEVAAIMFASLCLNAITAPINFTYTKRELKHSLDLSKPRLVFVSASVLDNIQEIINELPYVETVISFDKTSSTDRNLINLDELMTRYEDQTFDFEKYIQQPINIREQTSMIFLSSGTTGYSKGVEKSCENLFVCFEQYARNIMNLSDFGYDINTLVLGPWFHVMGFTNLFIVMFSDRFCCVFLPKFEPHLFLKAIQSYKIASIPIPPPIVILLAKSPLVDEYDISTVKYIFTGAAPLSYDVEEQIVKRFKSQIKILRGYGLSEAIITLYTITVQNPPPASVGQLLKGCYGKVIDGNGNALGPKVVGEICHKGLLVMKGYFNNPKATSESIDRDGWFHTGDLGYYDEEHNFFIVDRLKELIKYKGFQVAPAELEGLLLSNPKIKDAGVIGIDDEIAGELPMAYVVKQPNCEITEKEVKDFVAERISKSKWIRGGVKFIDEIPKNPSGKILRRNLRELYKSTRAKL; from the exons atgagtagcaaaaatattttgtacggCGGTGATTATGACCGGAAATTCGTATACAAATCGATGGGAGATTTTATCATGAACTCTCTGCAAAGGAATGGCGACCGCAAAGTTTTG ATCAATGCGGCTACCGGCCTTACCTGGACATCTCGAGAATTTCTGGATCAAGTGAAAAAGTACAGTAAAGTACTGTACGGCGCTGGAGTTCGCCGAAACAGTATAATTGGGATTGTGTCAGAAAATCGACACGAAGTAGCGGCAATAATGTTTGCGTCACTGTGTTTAAATGCGATTACTGCTCCAATCAATTTTACATACACGAAAAGAGAGTTGAAACATTCATTGGACCTGTCAAAGCCGAGGCTAGTTTTTGTATCAGCATCTGTGCTGGATAATATCCAAGAAATCATCAATGAACTTCCTTACGTTGAAACGGTTATTTCCTTCGACAAAACATCATCTACGGATAGGAATTTGATTAACCTAGACGAACTTATGACCAGATATGAAGACCAAAcgtttgattttgaaaaatacatTCAGCAACCAATCAACATACGAGAGCAAACATCGATGATATTTCTATCAAGTGGAACTACAGGTTACTCAAAAGGAGTTGAAAAAAGTTGCGAAAACTTGTTTGTATGCTTCGAACAGTACGCACGCAATATAATGAACTTAAGTGACTTTGGCTACGACATAAACACACTCGTTCTGGGTCCATGGTTTCATGTTATGGGTTTCACCAATTTATTTATCGTAATGTTCTCAGACAGATTTTGTTGTGTGTTTCTACCGAAATTTGAACCTCATCTGTTCCTGAAGGCAATCCAATCCTACAAAATAGCCTCAATTCCGATTCCACCGCCAATCGTCATTTTACTTGCCAAAAGTCCATTGGTGGACGAGTATGATATTTCTactgtaaaatatattttcaccgGCGCCGCTCCCCTATCCTATGATGTTGAAGAACAGATTGTGAAACGCTTCaaaagtcaaataaaaattcttcgcGGTTACGGACTCTCGGAGGCGATTATTACACTTTACACGATAACAGTTCAAAATCCACCGCCGGCTTCTGTTGGCCAACTACTTAAAGGATGTTACGGGAAAGTTATTGATGGTAACGGTAACGCTCTTGGCCCAAAAGTGGTAGGCGAAATTTGTCACAAGGGTCTTCTAGTGATGAAAGGTTATTTCAATAATCCAAAAGCAACTTCTGAAAGTATTGATCGAGACGGATGGTTCCACACTGGTGATTTGGGCTATTACGACGAAGAGCATAATTTCTTCATCGTTGACCGGCTAAAAGAATTGATTAAGTACAAAGGATTTCAAGTGGCACCGGCCGAATTAGAGGGTCTATTACTTTCGAATCCAAAAATTAAAGACGCTGGAGTGATCGGAATCGATGATGAGATTGCTGGTGAGCTCCCAATGGCATATGTAGTGAAGCAACCGAATTGTGAGATTACCGAAaaagaagtgaaagattttgttgCTGAACGTATTTCCAAATCGAAATGGATTCGAGGCGGAGTGAAATTCATCGATGAAATACCGAAGAATCCAAGCGGCAAGATTTTGCGTAGAAACTTAAGAGAATTATATAAGAGCACGAGAGCGAAATTGTAA
- the LOC119080434 gene encoding luciferin 4-monooxygenase-like isoform X2 has protein sequence MSSKNILYGGDYDRKFVYKSMGDFIMNSLQRNGDRKVLVNAATGLTWTSREFLDQVKKYSKVLYGAGVRRNSIIGIVSENRHEVAAIMFASLCLNAITAPINFTYTKRELKHSLDLSKPRLVFVSASVLDNIQEIINELPYVETVISFDKTSSTDRNLINLDELMTRYEDQTFDFEKYIQQPINIREQTSMIFLSSGTTGYSKGVEKSCENLFVCFEQYARNIMNLSDFGYDINTLVLGPWFHVMGFTNLFIVMFSDRFCCVFLPKFEPHLFLKAIQSYKIASIPIPPPIVILLAKSPLVDEYDISTVKYIFTGAAPLSYDVEEQIVKRFKSQIKILRGYGLSEAIITLYTITVQNPPPASVGQLLKGCYGKVIDGNGNALGPKVVGEICHKGLLVMKGYFNNPKATSESIDRDGWFHTGDLGYYDEEHNFFIVDRLKELIKYKGFQVAPAELEGLLLSNPKIKDAGVIGIDDEIAGELPMAYVVKQPNCEITEKEVKDFVAERISKSKWIRGGVKFIDEIPKNPSGKILRRNLRELYKSTRAKL, from the exons atgagtagcaaaaatattttgtacggCGGTGATTATGACCGGAAATTCGTATACAAATCGATGGGAGATTTTATCATGAACTCTCTGCAAAGGAATGGCGACCGCAAAGTTTTGGTT AATGCGGCTACCGGCCTTACCTGGACATCTCGAGAATTTCTGGATCAAGTGAAAAAGTACAGTAAAGTACTGTACGGCGCTGGAGTTCGCCGAAACAGTATAATTGGGATTGTGTCAGAAAATCGACACGAAGTAGCGGCAATAATGTTTGCGTCACTGTGTTTAAATGCGATTACTGCTCCAATCAATTTTACATACACGAAAAGAGAGTTGAAACATTCATTGGACCTGTCAAAGCCGAGGCTAGTTTTTGTATCAGCATCTGTGCTGGATAATATCCAAGAAATCATCAATGAACTTCCTTACGTTGAAACGGTTATTTCCTTCGACAAAACATCATCTACGGATAGGAATTTGATTAACCTAGACGAACTTATGACCAGATATGAAGACCAAAcgtttgattttgaaaaatacatTCAGCAACCAATCAACATACGAGAGCAAACATCGATGATATTTCTATCAAGTGGAACTACAGGTTACTCAAAAGGAGTTGAAAAAAGTTGCGAAAACTTGTTTGTATGCTTCGAACAGTACGCACGCAATATAATGAACTTAAGTGACTTTGGCTACGACATAAACACACTCGTTCTGGGTCCATGGTTTCATGTTATGGGTTTCACCAATTTATTTATCGTAATGTTCTCAGACAGATTTTGTTGTGTGTTTCTACCGAAATTTGAACCTCATCTGTTCCTGAAGGCAATCCAATCCTACAAAATAGCCTCAATTCCGATTCCACCGCCAATCGTCATTTTACTTGCCAAAAGTCCATTGGTGGACGAGTATGATATTTCTactgtaaaatatattttcaccgGCGCCGCTCCCCTATCCTATGATGTTGAAGAACAGATTGTGAAACGCTTCaaaagtcaaataaaaattcttcgcGGTTACGGACTCTCGGAGGCGATTATTACACTTTACACGATAACAGTTCAAAATCCACCGCCGGCTTCTGTTGGCCAACTACTTAAAGGATGTTACGGGAAAGTTATTGATGGTAACGGTAACGCTCTTGGCCCAAAAGTGGTAGGCGAAATTTGTCACAAGGGTCTTCTAGTGATGAAAGGTTATTTCAATAATCCAAAAGCAACTTCTGAAAGTATTGATCGAGACGGATGGTTCCACACTGGTGATTTGGGCTATTACGACGAAGAGCATAATTTCTTCATCGTTGACCGGCTAAAAGAATTGATTAAGTACAAAGGATTTCAAGTGGCACCGGCCGAATTAGAGGGTCTATTACTTTCGAATCCAAAAATTAAAGACGCTGGAGTGATCGGAATCGATGATGAGATTGCTGGTGAGCTCCCAATGGCATATGTAGTGAAGCAACCGAATTGTGAGATTACCGAAaaagaagtgaaagattttgttgCTGAACGTATTTCCAAATCGAAATGGATTCGAGGCGGAGTGAAATTCATCGATGAAATACCGAAGAATCCAAGCGGCAAGATTTTGCGTAGAAACTTAAGAGAATTATATAAGAGCACGAGAGCGAAATTGTAA